From a region of the Lactuca sativa cultivar Salinas chromosome 4, Lsat_Salinas_v11, whole genome shotgun sequence genome:
- the LOC111900816 gene encoding probable 2-oxoglutarate-dependent dioxygenase AOP1 isoform X1, which yields MAAPKLSVIDFSLKSLNSTPSSWITTCSHVMRALEEHGVFIAMYDGVPQELDDMIFHASRDLFDLPTEVKVLNTSDAPYHAYIGQIPAMPMYESLGIENATTKEAVEIFTKLMWPSGNKSFCTSASMFSKAVAELDQIVLRMVAKSYGIEEHYESLLESTNHVLRFMKYLCPKENEENPLVLRPHTDKSLMTILHQEQVKGLQIQTKDGHWIDVDPAPSSFIVMAGDACMAWTNGRIEAPCHRVILQGNQERFSLGLFSFIRDMKIEIPQKLIDEDHPQRFKDFDHYKYLHYYHYTDEGKRSTCPIKSYCGI from the exons ATGGCAGCGCCCAAGCTTTCCGTTATCGACTTCTCTTTGAAAAGCTTAAACTCTACACCAAGTTCTTGGATCACAACATGCAGTCATGTTATGCGTGCTCTTGAAGAGCACGGTGTTTTCATTGCCATGTACGACGGTGTACCGCAGGAGCTTGACGACATGATTTTCCATGCATCACGAGATCTATTTGATCTTCCTACCGAAGTcaaagtcctaaacacttcagaTGCACCATATCATGCTTACATTGGGCAAATTCCCGCTATGCCTATGTACGAAAGCTTAGGTATTGAGAATGCAACAACCAAAGAAGCAGTTGAAATATTCACAAAACTCATGTGGCCTTCTGGAAATAAAAGTTTCTG TACAAGTGCATCGATGTTCTCCAAGGCTGTAGCAGAACTGGATCAGATAGTTTTGCGGATGGTAGCAAAAAGCTATGGAATAGAAGAACACTACGAGTCGCTCCTTGAGTCAACAAATCATGTTCTGCGATTCATGAAGTACTTATGCCCTAAAGAGAACGAGGAAAATCCTCTAGTCCTTCGTCCTCACACTGATAAGAGTCTCATGACAATTCTTCATCAAGAACAAGTAAAGGGTCTACAGATACAAACTAAGGACGGACATTGGATCGACGTTGATCCTGCACCCTCATCGTTCATAGTCATGGCAGGTGATGCTTGCATG GCATGGACAAATGGAAGAATCGAAGCACCATGTCACAGGGTGATTTTGCAGGGAAACCAAGAGCGATTTTCATTGGGGCTATTTTCGTTTATTAGGGATATGAAGATAGAGATACCTCAGAAACTCATTGATGAAGACCACCCTCAACGGTTTAAGGACTTTGATCACTACAAGTACCTTCATTACTATCACTACACCGATGAAGGGAAGAGGTCCACGTGCCCCATCAAATCCTACTGCGGAATTTGA
- the LOC111900816 gene encoding probable 2-oxoglutarate-dependent dioxygenase AOP1.2 isoform X2, protein MAAPKLSVIDFSLKSLNSTPSSWITTCSHVMRALEEHGVFIAMYDGVPQELDDMIFHASRDLFDLPTEVKVLNTSDAPYHAYIGQIPAMPMYESLGIENATTKEAVEIFTKLMWPSGNKSFCTSASMFSKAVAELDQIVLRMVAKSYGIEEHYESLLESTNHVLRFMKYLCPKENEENPLVLRPHTDKSLMTILHQEQVKGLQIQTKDGHWIDVDPAPSSFIVMAGMDKWKNRSTMSQGDFAGKPRAIFIGAIFVY, encoded by the exons ATGGCAGCGCCCAAGCTTTCCGTTATCGACTTCTCTTTGAAAAGCTTAAACTCTACACCAAGTTCTTGGATCACAACATGCAGTCATGTTATGCGTGCTCTTGAAGAGCACGGTGTTTTCATTGCCATGTACGACGGTGTACCGCAGGAGCTTGACGACATGATTTTCCATGCATCACGAGATCTATTTGATCTTCCTACCGAAGTcaaagtcctaaacacttcagaTGCACCATATCATGCTTACATTGGGCAAATTCCCGCTATGCCTATGTACGAAAGCTTAGGTATTGAGAATGCAACAACCAAAGAAGCAGTTGAAATATTCACAAAACTCATGTGGCCTTCTGGAAATAAAAGTTTCTG TACAAGTGCATCGATGTTCTCCAAGGCTGTAGCAGAACTGGATCAGATAGTTTTGCGGATGGTAGCAAAAAGCTATGGAATAGAAGAACACTACGAGTCGCTCCTTGAGTCAACAAATCATGTTCTGCGATTCATGAAGTACTTATGCCCTAAAGAGAACGAGGAAAATCCTCTAGTCCTTCGTCCTCACACTGATAAGAGTCTCATGACAATTCTTCATCAAGAACAAGTAAAGGGTCTACAGATACAAACTAAGGACGGACATTGGATCGACGTTGATCCTGCACCCTCATCGTTCATAGTCATGGCAG GCATGGACAAATGGAAGAATCGAAGCACCATGTCACAGGGTGATTTTGCAGGGAAACCAAGAGCGATTTTCATTGGGGCTATTTTCGTTTATTAG